One segment of Panthera leo isolate Ple1 chromosome A3, P.leo_Ple1_pat1.1, whole genome shotgun sequence DNA contains the following:
- the PCED1A gene encoding PC-esterase domain-containing protein 1A codes for MVFCLDNEQPRHPLRSAMVHFQASEVQQLLHNKFVVILGDSIQRSVYKDLVLLLQRDSLLTAAQLKAKGELSFEQDQLVAGGQLGELHNGTQYREVRQFCSGSGHHLVRFYFLTRVYSEYLEGVLEELTYGPAPDLVIINSCLWDLSRYGRCSMESYRENLERVFVRMDQVLPDSCLLVWNMAMPLGERVTGGFLLPELQPLAGSLRRDVVEGNFYSATLAGDHCFDVLDLHFHFRHAVQHRHRDGVHWDQHAHRHLSHLLLTHVADAWGVELPQRDYPSDPWIEDWPEPDHPFQGSHGQPPDFGEQLALPPPQPSPLPPPIPFPYPIPQPSPPPLFPPLPQDTPFFPGQPFPAHEFFSYNSTEDFSMSPHLGCGPGVNFVPGPLPPPVPGPVPHGQHRGPVVHRGMPRCAPSSPYHVPRMGGPCRQRLRHSDRLIHTNKLDRQPPAHSGTWPG; via the exons ATGGTCTTCTGTCTGGACAACGAGCAGCCACGCCACCCGCTGCGAAGCGCCATGGTCCACTTCCAGGCCTCAGAAGTCCAGCAGCTGCTACACAACAAGTTCGTGGTCATCTTGGGGGACTCAA TCCAGCGGTCTGTGTACAAGGACCTAGTGCTCTTGCTCCAGAGGGACTCCCTGCTCACAGCTGCTCAGCTGAAAGCCAAG ggggagcTGAGCTTTGAACAGGACCAACTGGTGGCTGGGGGTCAGCTGGGCGAGCTGCACAACGGGACACAGTACCGGGAGGTCCGCCAGTTCTGCTCGGGTTCTGGCCACCACCTTGTGCGCTTCTACTTCCTCACCCGCGTTTACTCCGAGTACCTCGAGGGCGTCCTGGAGGAGCTGACATACGGGCCTGCCCCGGACCTGGTGATCATCAACTCCTGCCTCTGGGATCTCTCCAG GTATGGCCGCTGCTCAATGGAGAGCTACCGAGAGAACCTGGAGCGGGTGTTTGTGCGCATGGACCAGGTGTTGCCAGACTCCTGCCTGCTGGTGTGGAACATGGCAATGCCCTTGGGGGAGCGCGTCACTGGGGGTTTCCTTCTGCCAGAG CTCCAGCCCCTGGCAGGGTCTCTGCGGCGGGATGTGGTTGAAGGGAACTTCTACAGCGCAACGCTGGCCGGGGACCACTGCTTTGATGTCCTGGACCTCCACTTTCATTTCCGGCATGCGGTACAGCACCGTCACCGAGACGGTGTCCACTGGGACCAGCATGCCCACCGCCACCTCTCACACTTGCTTCTGACCCACGTGGCCGACGCCTGGGGTGTGGAGCTGCCCCAGCGTGACTATCCTTCTG ACCCATGGATTGAGGACTGGCCAGAGCCGGATCATCCGTTCCAGGGGAGCCATGGGCAGCCCCCAGACTTCGGGGAGCAGCTGgccttgcccccaccccagccttctcctctgccccctcccataCCTTTCCCCTACCCCATTCCTCAGCCCTCGCCGCCTCCCCTGtttccacccctgccccaggacaCCCCCTTTTTCCCAGGCCAGCCCTTCCCAGCCCATGAATTCTTCAGTTATAATTCAACAGAAGACTTCTCGATGTCACCCCACTTAG GATGTGGCCCTGGAGTGAACTTTGTGCCTGGCCCCCTGCCACCTCCAGTCCCTGGCCCTGTCCCCCATGGTCAGCACCGGGGCCCAGTGGTCCACCGGGGGATGCCACGCTGTGCTCCCAGCAGCCCCTACCATGTGCCGAGGATGGGGGGGCCCTGCAGGCAGCGGCTCAGACACTCAGACAGACTGATCCACACAAACAAACTGGACAGACAGCCTCCTGCCCATTCGGGGACATGGCCTGGGTAG